In Planctomycetota bacterium, the sequence GCCCGAACGGCTCCGTTGGGCGATTAGCTCAGTTGGCTAGAGCGTTAGCTCGACAAGCTAAAGGTCACTGGTTCGAGCCCAGTATCGCCCACCACACGAGGCCGGCCGGCAGTTGCCGCGCCGGCCGTTCGGCATGTGCATAGGAATGGTCCGCTATGGGCGATAAGCCGGGCGATTCCCACGACCACGCGGCGCCTGCCGCGCCCCTCGATGTGCTCCGTCATACGGCGGCGCACGTTATGGCGCACGCCGTCACGCGCCTGTTCCCCGGCACGAAGCTGGACATTGGGCCGGCCATCGCGGACGGGTTCTACTATGATTTCGATCTCCCGCGCCCGCTGTCAGACGCCGACTTGGCGGGCATCGAGGCCGAGATGAAGCGGATTATCGAGGCCGACATCCCGCTTGTCCGCGTCGAGTTGCCCCGTGACGAGGCGATTCGCCGGATGGCCGCGGCCCAGCAGCCCTACAAGGTCGAGCGCCTCCGAGAGATGCCCGACGACACCGTGAGCTTCTACGAACAGGGCGAGTTCGCTGACCTGTGCCGCGGTCCGCATCTGCCGAGCACGGGCGGCGTTGGCGCCTTCAAGCTCCTCAGCATCGCCGGCGCCTACTGGCGGGGCGACGAGCACAACCCCATGCTCACCCGGCTTTACGGCACGGCGTTCGCCACCCGCGCGGAACTCGACGAGCACCTGCGTCTCCTCGAGGAGGCCAAGCGTCGCGACCACCGCAAGCTGGGCAAGGAGCTCGATCTCTTCAGTTTCCACGACGAGGGCCCCGGCTTCCCGCTCTTCCACCCCAAGGGAATGATCCTGTGGAACGAGCTCATGGGCTTCTGGAACCAGCTCCACGCCCAACACGGCTACGTGCAACTCCGCACTCCGATCCTTCTGCGGAAGGCGTGCTGGGAGCAGTCGGGTCACTGGGACCACTACCGCGACAAAATGTATGCGACCGAGATTGACAACGAGGAATACGCCATCAAGCCCATGAACTGCGTGGGCTCGATGCTCTACTACCGCAGCAGACTCCACAGCTACCGCGAGTTTCCGCTGCGCGTGGCCGAAGTGGGGATCGTCCATCGGCACGAGAAGTCCGGCGAACTCCACGGCCTCCTGCGAGTGCGCCAGTTCACCCAGGACGACGCCCACATCTTCATGACCCCGGAGCAAATCCCCGCCGAGGTGCTGGGCGTCATGAACCTGGTGGACACCGTTTACGCGACCTTCGGCCTGCCGTATCACCTCGAGCTCTCGACCCGGCCGGCGAAATCCATCGGCAGCGATGAGGCCTGGGAGGCGGCCACGAACGGCTTGCGTGCGGCCCTGGACGCCAAGGGCCTGCCCTACAAGATCAATGAGGGCGATGGAGCGTTCTACGGGCCGAAGATCGACTTCCACGTGCGCGATGCCCTGAATCGCACGTGGCAGTGCGCGACGATCCAGCTCGACTTCGCCATGCCCGAGCAGTTCGACCTGACCTACGTGGGGGCCGACAATCAGCGGCACCGGCCCGTGATGATCCACCGCGTCGTCTACGGCGCGATCGAGCGGTTCATTGCCGTGCTGATCGAGCACTTCGCCGGGGCATTTCCCCTCTGGCTGGCGCCGGAGCAGGTGCGCGTGGCCCCCATCTCCGAAGGCCAAGCCGACGGGGCTGCCCGCGTGCGGCAAGTGCTCGCCGAGGCGGGCGTCCGGGCCACGGTGGATGCCCGTAGCGAGAAGATCGGCCACAAGATCCGCGAGGCGACGATCGAGAAGATCCCCTACGTGGTCGTGCTCGGCGCCCGTGAGGTCGAGGCTGGCACCGTGGCGGTGCGGAAGCGTGGCGAGGGGGACCTCGGTGCGTGCCCTCTCGACACGTTTGTGGAGCGTGTGCGTCGGGAAATCGCACTCAAGGCCCGATAGGAGGTGGTGTCACAATTTCCCAGGATGCCAAGATCAACGAGCAGATTCGCAGCCCGCAGGTGCGCCTCATCGGCCTGGAAGGCGAGCAGTTGGGCATCAAGTCGCTCGGCGACGCGCTGGGCATCGCGCGCGAAGCGGGGGTGGACCTCGTTGAGGTCGCCCCGCAGGCGAAGCCGCCCGTCTGCAAGCTGATGGACTACGGCAAGTTCAAGTACCGGCAGAGGAAGCGCGCCCATCAGGCCAAGGCCCAGCACCACAGGGTGCACACGAAGGAGATTCGCCTGCACCCGAAGACGAGCGACCACGACCTGGAGGTGAAAGCCCGGCACGCGCGCAAGCTGCTCAGCCTGGGCGACAAGATCCAGGTCAACGTCTTCTTCAAGGGCCGCGAGATGGCCCACCGGGAGCTTGGCCACGAGGTGCTCACGAAGTTCGCCGCCCAGCTCGCCGAAGTTGTCAAGGTCGAGCAGGAGGCCCGGCTCGAGGGGCGGCGCATGACGATGATGCTCGTGCCGAAGTAGGCTGTCGGGCGGCTCGCCCGTTTGGTAGTCGCGGCTGGCTCCGCCACCGCGCGGGGCCGCTTTGCGTCGCCAGTGGTTCATGCCCAGAATGGGGAACAGTGCCATGCCCAAGCTCAAGTCGCACAAGGGCCTCAAGGCCCGAATGCGTGTCACCCGAAGAGGGAAGATCGTCCGTCGCAAGAGCGGAAAGAGCCACCTGATGAGCTCGAAGAACGCCAAGCGGCGTCGGAGCCTGAGCCGCCCCACCGGTGTGGATGGGAGGATCGGGAAGACCCTCATCCGTGCCCTTACGGGTGGCTAGAGCCACCCAGGAGACCCGACCATGCCCAGAGCCACACGGTCGCCGGCGCGGCGCCGGCGGCACAAGCGATTCCTCAAGGCCGCCAGCGGGTACTGGGGCGCGCGCTCGCGCCTGTACCGCATCGCCAAGCAGGCCGTCACCCGTTCCCTGGCCTATGCCTACCGCGATCGACGCACCCGCAAGCGCGACTTCCGCGCGTTGTGGATCACGCGGGTGAACGCGGCGTGCCGCCAGCGGGGCATTGCCTACAACCGCTTCATCCACGCGCTAGGCAAGGCGGGGGTCGCACTCAACCGGAAGATGCTCGCCGAGATCGCCATTGCCGACCCCGCCGGCTTCGACCGCCTGGTGGCGCTGGCGCGCGGCGAGGCGAGCTGAGCCGTGTTCGAGGGGGTGCCGCTTGATCGAAGCCCTGCAGAAAGTGCGCGCCGAAACCCTTGCCCGGGTGCAGGCCGCCCAGTCGCTCGAGGAACTGGAGCGGGCGCGTGTGGCCTGCCTGGGGCGCAGCGGCGCCCTCAAGGCGCTGCTCCAGGGTCTGGCGCAACTCCCTGCCGAGGAGCGGCCTGCTGTCGGCCGGCTCGCCAATGAGTTGAAGGCGGCGGTTCAGGACGCCATCGCCGCCCGCCAGCAGGAGCTTGCCCGGAGGGCCACACAGGCGGCCGAAGCCCTGCTGGACATCACCCTCCCGGGCCAGCGGCAGCCCGTGGGGCACGAGCACCCGCTGCGCCTGGTCGAGGCCGAGCTCCGCGAGATCTTCGCCCGCCTGGGCTTCGAGGCCGTCGAGGGGCCTGAGGTCGAGCTCGAGTACTACAACTTCGACGCCCTCAACATCCCGGCCGAACACCCGTCGCACGACAGCTTCGACACCTTCTACATCCAGGGCGATGTGCTCCTGCGCTCCCACACGTCCCCCGTGCAGGTTCGCGTCATGGAGCAGCGGCGTCCCCCCGTGCGGGTCGTGGTGCCGGGCAGGGTATATCGCCCGGACACCGCCGATGCCACCCATTCGCCCGTCTTCCACCAGATCGAGGGGCTCGCCGTCGGCGAGGGCGTAACCTTTGCCGACCTGAAGGCCGTGCTCACAATGGCCATGCGCGAGCTGTTCGGGCCGCGCACCGAAACCCGCTTCCGGCCGTCCTTCTTCCCCTTCACGGAGCCGAGCGCGGAAGTAGACGTGTGCTGCGAACTGGGCGGCGAGCGTCGCTGGCTCGAGCTGCTGGGCGCGGGCATGGTGCACCCCAAAGTGCTCGAGGCGGTGGGCTACGACGCCGAGCGCTACACGGGCTTCGCCTTCGGCATGGGCATCGACCGCGTGGCCCTGCTGAAGTATGGTATCCCCGACATCCGCCTTCTTCTGGAAAACGACGTGCGGTTCCTCGAGCAGTTCTGACGCCGGCGGGCGGCTGCTCGGGGCCCCGGCGAGGACGGTTCGCGACCCGTCGCACATCAGGTGACGAGAGGCCATGCTCGACTGCCGCCGCGAAACCCTGCCCAACGGCCTGAGGGTGATCTACGTGCGGATGCCGAGCTTCCACTCGGCCATCGCCATCGCCTATCTCCGGATGGGGCCCCGCTTCGAGACGCCGGAGCACAATGGCCTGTCGCACTTCGTCGAGCACGTGCTCTTCAAGGGGACCCGGCGGTTCCCCGACCCCGCCGCCGTGTCGCGCGAGATAGACGCCTATGGCCTCGAGCTCAACGGGGCCACGATGCCCGAGTACACCGAGCTGGTGGCAGGCAGCCACTCGCGCCACTTCCGCCACGCCCTTGAACTCCTTGCCGAGCTCCTGCTTCACCCGCGTTTCGCGCCCGACCACGTGGAGGTCGAGCGGCGGGTAGTGCTCGAGGAGATGAGCCAGTATCGCGATCTGGCCGGCGAGGACGCAAGCATAGACGAGCTGTGCA encodes:
- the thrS gene encoding threonine--tRNA ligase, giving the protein MGDKPGDSHDHAAPAAPLDVLRHTAAHVMAHAVTRLFPGTKLDIGPAIADGFYYDFDLPRPLSDADLAGIEAEMKRIIEADIPLVRVELPRDEAIRRMAAAQQPYKVERLREMPDDTVSFYEQGEFADLCRGPHLPSTGGVGAFKLLSIAGAYWRGDEHNPMLTRLYGTAFATRAELDEHLRLLEEAKRRDHRKLGKELDLFSFHDEGPGFPLFHPKGMILWNELMGFWNQLHAQHGYVQLRTPILLRKACWEQSGHWDHYRDKMYATEIDNEEYAIKPMNCVGSMLYYRSRLHSYREFPLRVAEVGIVHRHEKSGELHGLLRVRQFTQDDAHIFMTPEQIPAEVLGVMNLVDTVYATFGLPYHLELSTRPAKSIGSDEAWEAATNGLRAALDAKGLPYKINEGDGAFYGPKIDFHVRDALNRTWQCATIQLDFAMPEQFDLTYVGADNQRHRPVMIHRVVYGAIERFIAVLIEHFAGAFPLWLAPEQVRVAPISEGQADGAARVRQVLAEAGVRATVDARSEKIGHKIREATIEKIPYVVVLGAREVEAGTVAVRKRGEGDLGACPLDTFVERVRREIALKAR
- the infC gene encoding translation initiation factor IF-3: MSQDAKINEQIRSPQVRLIGLEGEQLGIKSLGDALGIAREAGVDLVEVAPQAKPPVCKLMDYGKFKYRQRKRAHQAKAQHHRVHTKEIRLHPKTSDHDLEVKARHARKLLSLGDKIQVNVFFKGREMAHRELGHEVLTKFAAQLAEVVKVEQEARLEGRRMTMMLVPK
- the rpmI gene encoding 50S ribosomal protein L35, which translates into the protein MPKLKSHKGLKARMRVTRRGKIVRRKSGKSHLMSSKNAKRRRSLSRPTGVDGRIGKTLIRALTGG
- the rplT gene encoding 50S ribosomal protein L20; this encodes MPRATRSPARRRRHKRFLKAASGYWGARSRLYRIAKQAVTRSLAYAYRDRRTRKRDFRALWITRVNAACRQRGIAYNRFIHALGKAGVALNRKMLAEIAIADPAGFDRLVALARGEAS
- a CDS encoding phenylalanine--tRNA ligase subunit alpha — protein: MIEALQKVRAETLARVQAAQSLEELERARVACLGRSGALKALLQGLAQLPAEERPAVGRLANELKAAVQDAIAARQQELARRATQAAEALLDITLPGQRQPVGHEHPLRLVEAELREIFARLGFEAVEGPEVELEYYNFDALNIPAEHPSHDSFDTFYIQGDVLLRSHTSPVQVRVMEQRRPPVRVVVPGRVYRPDTADATHSPVFHQIEGLAVGEGVTFADLKAVLTMAMRELFGPRTETRFRPSFFPFTEPSAEVDVCCELGGERRWLELLGAGMVHPKVLEAVGYDAERYTGFAFGMGIDRVALLKYGIPDIRLLLENDVRFLEQF